The DNA window ggaaatattgatattgaatttttaaatataaaagtaaattataagaataaaaatattaatgggagttattttataaagtttttttttgaaaaagcattttatattaaaaataaggaTATGCATTCaatgataaataaaaataatagtgaaaatattcaaaatattcaaaatagtgaaaatattcaaaatagtgaaaatattcaaaatagtgaaaatattcaaaatagtgaaaatattcaaaatagtgaaaacattttaaatatcataagaataaataagGGAGAACATTTAAAAGTTAAGAAAAATTcttgtttatatataccaGTTAGATGTATAGGTTCTTTGTTAATCAATGAAgcttatttaaatattttttattctccTTATAAAGATAGTATATATTATGCagaacaaaaaattaaattaaaaattaacgtaaagaaaaatattagtattcaaaatatattttattttccttatgttagttttaattatttgcatatattaaataaattattaaatagtaattattatcatacaaatataataaatattttaggaattataaaaaggaaggaaaaaacaaaatcTATCCATTGTATGTACGAGAAACAAAATGGGgtagataataattataataatcctATGGATGATAACACATGTGGTGgtattaataatacatatgacAGCTTcaatataaaagatgaaaCACATTCATATAAcaatatgattataaaaaatatgtctAGAATGAAGAATACAATTATAAgagatgatatattatataacatgaatgataataacaTGCAATTAATACAGAATAttgaatatatgaataaaatatattatgaatataaagagaatttaaatatatgtatagataataaatatatattcttagaattatatataaaaaattatagtggttatattaattattgtaagagcaaaaaattaaaaagaagaCCTACTTGTATAgttgataaagaaaataattgtaGTAAATGGATTATATGgattaaaagaataaagaGAAATGAAAAtctattttttgaaaatgaagaagatatattaaattatttcttacaatatatagattataatgtatatttgACATATTCTAGACATAAAACAGTTGGATTCTTAAGTCTTTATGGttcttatttaaataatatacatctcaaaaataaaacattaagTGATTTTTTTTGGAATGTAAAAAAGACAAAAATGGATCACCCAACAATtcaattaaatgataataataatatatatgataataataataataataataataataataataatatatatataaaacacaaTATGTATGATGAGGaggaagagaaaaaaaacaaatgctCCTATTATCAAGAAAAAACAGATACACATTTTCTTTCAAATACACTAAATTTTCCAACGCCTTTTAAAAGTCAAGAAGAAAACAATAAtgacaataaatataataacgatttatataatattcatagtGTCAATAATATAGAAGATTCTCAAgataaaaaggaaattaaTAAATCCGATATATCAAtagaaaaaacatataatgataattatataaaaaaaaaaaactcagaaatgatgaatattttttttgaaaagaaCAATTATGATGATTCTCATAATAACATATCCTTtagtttaaaaaataatgctgaatatttattaaatgtaaataaattattcgAAAAAAACTTtcttaatgatatattttatccatatatattattaatacctAGATTCTTtcattgtaaaaaaaaaaacagtgTTATTATTCCTAAATGTTCTAAAATTTTAGATAtgcataattataaaaatataggaatcaaaaaaaaatattttcaatcCAAAACAAATCAAACATTTcatgttaaaatatatttaaaaaatttatcaaATATTCAACTAGGTAAGTATACtctattattatatccatCTAATTTAAAatctattaaaattatagGTAGTCTTAATAAAACTGgatttttatcaaataataataataataccgATATGaacaattatttaaataataatacaaatatttctAAATCGAGTAAACCATACCTTTTACATTCATTCAATGTTTATTCTTTATTCCAAGGAAaagttttcttttatataactatatattttcatcaatataacactttattatttcatcacGAGCCTATATTAATAACAATAGTATAAACatgaaaattaaatatatataacatattttacatatgtagataataatacctatatatatttttttatattatatataattaatatgttattttaaaaaaaatatatatatatcacatcttcattttatatataaatttttttttttttttaaaaaatcacattaataatatataataaaaatatttatatgaatggaatatatacatcgcattttttaaatgtacctataaatatatatatatattatatatatgtttaatttttttgtttttttttttttacaacataaatgaatacatatatataatatatatatatttaatatatgtatattttttttttttttttttttttttttttgttctgattatataatataatattttataaacttgttatatttttcataatttaacTAATTGACAttagaaaaaacaaaaaaaaacggatgggtataaaaaataagtatatttttttattacatttaaaaatataaatggtcaaaatattgtaatatttaattatatatatatatatatatatatatatatataatttatttaataatttaaaaataatgagttatgaagatgatgatatTGTAATACCAGGAGAGTTATTAGGCTctcaaaatgaatatataataaatggtcaaaatacatatttattgaaACATGAAATAAGATCTAGTATCCTtggtaaaaaaattataaataaaaataatgacaatAAAACAATTATAAGTGTTTATAATCTGAATCCAGCTTCTTTATCTCTTCCAAAAATAGGAGATATAGTTATATGTAAAATTCATCGTGTATCATTCCATAtgatatattgttatattctatcatcacataatatatatacaaaaaacgCATTAAAAggatttattttaaaaagtgatatacatataaatgaagGAGAATTAGGTGATAATTTCTTATGTTTTCAACAAggagatataataaaagctAAAGTTCTATCTATAGGTCAATAC is part of the Plasmodium sp. gorilla clade G2 genome assembly, chromosome: 7 genome and encodes:
- a CDS encoding exosome complex component CSL4, putative — its product is MSYEDDDIVIPGELLGSQNEYIINGQNTYLLKHEIRSSILGKKIINKNNDNKTIISVYNLNPASLSLPKIGDIVICKIHRVSFHMIYCYILSSHNIYTKNALKGFILKSDIHINEGELGDNFLCFQQGDIIKAKVLSIGQYSSYKLSTVGSDLGVIAAFNKKGEILRPVAWNLVLNINDMTFERRKASNDFSLLL